The Topomyia yanbarensis strain Yona2022 chromosome 3, ASM3024719v1, whole genome shotgun sequence nucleotide sequence tgatgcggtttttcatgaggtaaattttacgattcgcggaattgcaagttcgcgaaaatacaaaaagattttgtatgcgaatTTAACTAGCTACATTAggtagctaatgttgctaattagtagacttagtttgaaagctgaattaaattttcacttcggattcaaccaaacaaaatttagtaatttagatgaacgtatgcttcttacaatcattggcggctgcacgattgtgaactgagagaacttctcttcatgctccctttgacttataaaattcaaaacaaaactatcaacactatatttgtcatgaaatgggcttattttacacgcaatttgctgttataatgaaaatgttgataaaagtcgtcaaacattttgaaaggacatgtaggtatttaaaataattgaaaaacatatgtaatttttttcatctcccgggcgctttgcatgggatgagggggagggggtaggtaaatgctacgttatttacgagggggaggttagaattttgtgaccaaatgctacgtgggggagggaggggtcaaaaatcgccgaaaaaaaagCTACGGCCCCTAACGAtgaagctattcaaacagggttgctatgattaataataaaatccacttgttttgaagccacgctgcttctttagttaataactcttctcagcgaattttcactacaatgttccacgaatgtgttcagtagaagaatacctttagaaatatatagttttctcatgaattgattgatgaggtgattttttaagaatttatttttaaccgattttccatgctaatttccatataaactttggaattttcggagggtccgtagacacaatcgatcggtaccaaaatttgcacaattactaagggccataaaaggaatcagtcaagcctggtggagctaaaagtcaaaaattgaaccagtctaatataCATACTGGCAGCTTTCTGTAGTTGAGAATGTTTTTATCTGGCTCGGTTATTGTTTTTTGCCTAGATACCTATGAGTTGTTTTTTCCTTAGATACTATTGATCGATAGAAAAATGAGTGCCGGTGATTTGATATCAGCAAAACGTCATAGATGGGTTTGACATTTTGAGGGACCGTGAGTTACTTATTGGCGATTccaaattgaaccataaaataaccGTTAGAGGCAAGGCCCTGGTAGTTTATAGAAAAACTATCTTTTGAACCAGAAGAGATAgcgctttgcagtcttcgacaaagttgcagaggagagtatttttataaattttgcagaaaacATGTTGTCATTCCATCCAAAACTTTCATTTGGTTTATGATTTTTGAGAAAAGATGGGTGAAATATAAATTTGCTTTataggctagtttacagttcgtcaaaccaaaaactctgctgcttcttGAATTAttcccggccggatttctgtgtggagagttttaaaatcctgtgtagtttcccgcggttgggtttacacttcaggaaaactgtcatttttgtgttgactcatttcccgtcagaccaacctcccacatgcattcccttcatcctaCCCGTACACTAAAGtaagttagatgattcccgacgcatcctccctcttccactaattatatcccttcccttctccaccatgaagttaacatgaaTACAACAATGAACGCACGctgattaaccctttcatgtccaacttttttctagtgcaaatagggtttcaaaactatttttccttgaaaacggtggggtcaatagacacgaaaaatcttttttcatgAAGATAGGTGCtaccctcgcagtgctagaagctgatcaatttttaccttccaatgcccaatacaatttttcttgaaTACTTACAAAAGTCCACTagcgtggaaaatgtagccaaagacagtataaattgataggttttattagttttcaaaaatattgcaacataacgaagatatatgaaaaaatcattttccgtcatcaacgtaaactgcccctggcagcactgctccatcggaatccaatcagactaattacaataacttcagttctagaaacgatccttgtaactgttaatactcaaatgaaaggcaatagtctcgtttattagccttacttgtttttgtgagcaaatcttgccccaatcaaaagttatagctgtttaaaaacgttgttgtccacaaacaacatgggcatgaatgggttaagctatataaatattatatttttgtttgtttcaagtgtgtcagtatcGACATGTTGTTTGAcaggttcgtgacagtcgtgcacttataCGTGCTCATTAAgggtaataagaatgtaatagacatttccacaatgttatattgaacataaccagtcattaaatcatagtttggataaatgagaaaggcacaattttaccactaggtggattaaaccaggttttttGATTTGGTTTTCATGAAGTCAACCGGAGCACAAAGTTAGTCAATGTCACTATACTTTCTACTTGAAACGTTAATATACGATGCTCCGCTCATTTAAATTCGAAAAACTTCTGTTCGTTTGAGTCAAACTCATCTTGtccagacttttactagaggacATTAGTGTTCTTTCGCGAGAGACAAGTTAAGTAATGATGTGTAACTCATTATACAGATGGAGCTACAGTTTCGACCTGatttagtttaaattatttgccaaaaattttcaccgGAATCGTTCAAGTTGTCATGTTAGTTTGCGGTGGTAGCACATATGATTTATATGTAGTAAAGCTATCGACGGTCTATTCTAGCACTAtgatagcacagagaacagacatataaactACAACAATCTTTACTGAAAAACCTATATAAACATTCAAATGAAAATATGTTGAAAACCACCATGGCGTACAGATTCGCATGCATGAATCACCactgtatccaagtttgcacgcaaCGCCCGCATAGCGTTTGCTGGCCGATCATAGCGCCGGCTAGTAGCAAATTGCTACTTGCTGGTGATATTTCAAAACAACAGTTTTATTTCCTACACACATTGAAagctttacttgtatgtcagttctcagtgctgaTATTGCGTGTCGAAGAGACAGATAGCCTGTGCACGCTGATGAAGTCGAATAGCAAGTCGTCATaaattgacttttactgtgagccgtgtttaccaaaATAGCTTCATAGCTTAAAGGCAgtgttggtaaacacggctcacagtaaatgTCATTTTATGTCAACTGATCAGTTgacttcgtcagcgtgcacaggctaattgagaatattttttcgTCGTTTGTCGCGTAAATACCATCTCAGGATCTCTCAGCTTTTACTCAGCTTGTGCCGGATGAACTtcctttgacaattctcggtggtttgtttacatgggagttacgtgagtttgaatgtaacagatgggcaCCCGTTTCACTCAAACTCACGCAATTGATAAAGTAATCAATCCACCAagtattgtcaaacatgaacgtcattcattttgagttcattcgtgtggtcaattcgggacaaatgaaccgccaagtgtagatctcttcagaagattgaagagaaaactctcattaaatattaaaatttgtacataatgagcaacgcttcgtcaatatttccAGGGAAACTGGGTTTAGAAATCTGGATTTGACTGAATGCTAATGATTGTTACttttcaaatgattttgattatTATAAAATACGCGTCAGACAACTTATTTCATGTCAAATAATaggatatcttctgtaaaaatcataaccatgtaaacTGATTCAATGCTCAcaataatttattgaataacataaaaaacaattatttaaaattttgttgcaatttgtctaaaaatctcacttcttttgtttcaaacagcggtaaCCGAAAAGTGCTGGCCTGAAACTATTAGCTCCTGGTTGGCCATCCAGGCCAGTACTCcattcataagaaacaattatgaacttttcacaacAGTGACgcttatgaaaaacaaaatataattttatagaatcaataacagatctcatatgggtttcatgagaaaaacctatgaaattcttaaacgcatatattggagcgatgtcataagactgttttatgaaatacattatttgtacgtctatggagtgcatgaataaagatagatgaattcataagcctgcctatgacattctaaagcgttcaatggcatcgtcagaaggctggttcatatgccgagacttatgaaattctcagatgctttttgctcggtgtacttgtggcactaaaaactggattctaaccgcactgcgcacttactattcttctattagtaagtgcgcagtgcggtacAATCatggacagaccagtcgaactaaccagtctatcgtcatagactggttagttcgactggtctgtccatgattgtaccatctctatcacttgaaatacatgtgttttgacagctcgcagttttcagtaccagtttgatcactcgcgctttgaaagtgcggagtccaagttggtgggaagtgcgcaataagtTCTAGAACCAGAATGAATATGTTCAAGCAAGGAGGGTAAAGAGGCTATTTTGGGGAGAGTGCTGCATTATTTCTTCAAATACGTAACATACAATCGATGAAATGCGTACAATATGTTTGCTTTAATTCTAAGAAGcaatttaataaaaatggtatgagaatggtgaaatatttctgtttgagCGCATTGAAAACTCGTATCGAATGCCCTCATAATCGCACTACCAATCGTGCCAATGCGTTGAgtaaagatggcagacgctgctccaaGTAACTGCTTTAAATgcgtaggatgataatagaaacaagaaCAAACAAGGGCCAATTACCCTCTTAAGATACAATTGCACACATCATGTTTAGTGATGCCGTATAGCATTACACATTACGTTACGGAGTTCATCTGTAAATCTTTCGATTcagtgatacagaatacaaactaacagataactcattttagacaaaaaatcatatggggctcttatgcttttatgggcagtacgcCGGTGCAGTTGGTGCTACACTTATTCAAACATGGGTGTTATCAGTCTATCTGtttttgcactacaccagtATAACACCAAGTAaaaggcggtggtcagctattttcgtccacgccccttatcaccaatttttatacagtggttcatcagcagtgctatctttgaaaatgaaccaccttggttatgcaactaattttttccgatctttttttaaaagcaaataattaagcaatctccatttcgttatattctgaagtGCACATAATTTGTCGTATGtgattttaaatgtactttcatttgatggcattgtaagggaacacgtatccgccggttgatgccaatcgagctgatatttctttagactgcacaaactaatttatttgtttgtttagtgtttatttgaccaactagaaaACGAAACAACTGGTCTTTAATGcgggtgggaaatacgcatggtcttgtctgagtgaatgactttcgaattatgtatgagggtggagaattgacaattcgaaagatcaattcaaatccaattaccaatttgcggcaatcatttcagcacgaggaacaaatgttttatgttCACATTATCAatgctttacttttagtccattaactcatcagtcaattatactgagctaagaataagtacgtactatttggaaacggggagtgtttgattcgtgcatgatgttaatatcgtttaggaacgcagcatttatattttttctgtttcgcgtctttattgtaatatcggaacgtttactcgaacgaggtggcaaatttcaagttactggatctcaatatgcttgtgattataccaataaggaccatttatGAATTCTGCCAtgctattaggaggaagagatatgactaattgtgacataaatgggagaagagcacgtcatgtgctttgacgcaatcggccgttttaagcacgattgcgccatgtatataggaaattccatacaacatgaacacttttgcgagtagcggcataaaagtgccactacaaaatgaaggaaaaactaaaagaatttgattcgtattagaccaaggggaaaaataacgtggtaatatgacagagagttagtattgggtaatctttgcgtgacataatttttgaatgttccaccatcccacttttaaactcattgtttacggtccattttacattgtcgacaacactctcgacagccggctgtccggagttcaagttgttttcggtGAAACAATTTCGACAAACGAttagccagagtttaaacgcctagaagatttacgtatgctacagtcaataaactattcaaacatgcacgaaaatatagtctcagtcgcatcgcttgcttgaagcgaatcctgactaacaacacacccactacccaatccgtggtacttatgggagtgtcactgagtcggggccttccgttaagtaagtaccacatcaacacttcctttctcatctcaagttacggtaaagatggtcgtggcccgcaatggtggctctcaggcgaaactctcgcttggactggatcaattgttattcccaaacaatgctccttaagtagtctggctggaataCGCAACGCAACACCAGTATAACACTAAGTAAAAACAAAAACGCTACAAATTATTTCTTATAAACACTACGAGCTGCCCTAAATACCGTAGATGTCGTCGATGTAGATTCTAAGATTGTCTCATATCCTTCTTCAGTCATCCAAACTCAGTTTTCCACCAAGCGATTTCCATTGTAGTTTCCACCGTACGAAGTTGATGAAATTCTTAATAAAAAGCCATTATGCCATTCAAGTCGTCTAGTTCGAcaaattgcaaaatatttacaaaatttagcCACCATGTTCCTATCATACTAACACCATTGAGGATGTTCGGGAAAAAGTTTATTTGATTGTCAAACGTAATGTATTTCTCGGTACAGCGACATAAGTTTTGTAAAAGCAACAATAGACGTTTCCCAAGGGATTCAAGGCTTTGATGGCTTAACATTTATCGACGTTTTTCAAAATCTGCGAATAAATACTCCACTTTTCAAAGAGAGTGACGACTTTTCTGAAACGTCTTGATTCAAAATTATCCGGTTCTTTCGTCTACCACGAATTTGATCCCCATAATCAACGCTGCGGGAATAGGAGTAACGAATTAATGTTCGAGtttcttttttttgtgttttatttatatttttatagaaCCCTAATCATCTTTCTTAACGTTTTTaagtttagttttattttgctcTATTTTATAATCTAAATAGTGGTACAAATTATAACATTTATGCACGTAGTTTCTAATAGTTATCATTTGCTTCAATCAGCAAATTTATCTTGTACAAACAATCTGCACATGGCTTAACTCTAGTGTAAATTCATCAATTGCAAGATCTATTGTGGTGATCTGAGATTTTCTGTTAGTGAAAGAATAAATGGAAAAGTGCAAAAGTAACTGTAGAATAATAGTAATAATTGGCTGCAATGCTTAATCCATGAGTTTCTTAGAAATGTTTTCAGATAAGGATAGGGACTTTTTTGTTTTAGAAGACCTAGAATATGTTTTGTACGAGTGCTGAGACGGTCAGGAGAGTGCTGTCCTCGTAGTGTTTGGTAAGAACAGACACATAAGACCACCACCAGCAAGAAGTGCCGCCACGATGAAGGTTGGAGCTGGACAGTACATATCCAGCAGTGTTGCAATCACGACGTTTCCGATGATACCTCCAAGACGTGCTGCTACCATGGAGATAGCTACACCCGTAGCTCTGCAAAAAAGTTCTTGTAATGGTCGAGCTTAATCAAACTACTACTGGAATTTACCTTAAATTGGTCGGAAATACTTCCGTAATTAAACAATCAAGCGACGCATTACCCATCGATATAACACCACTGAAAACAGCCGAAACTGCGAGATTCTGGTGCTTATTGGTAACTAAATACATCGACGCCGAACATAAACCGGCAGCCATTGTGCTGAATACAAGGAAAAACTTTCTACCGAGCTTGTCCATGCCAAGTACTGCCAATATGTTGGCAGGCAGTGCTGCAGCTACGGTAATGAGCGATTCCAGAAATACTGTACTGGGAATGTTGGCTGAGCAAACACCGATTTCGGAGTGCGAACCGTGTTGAACGACGTAATCTGTGACTACGCACACCGATGCTTTTTCCACATCCGGGTGCGCACGGGTAAACTCATCGAAGCGATTGAATAACTCAGGGAACCACATCATCAGGCCGTAGTAGCCAATATGGAAGGTAAAGTTGATCGTGATTGAAATTGTGGTGAACTTGAGAATTGGTGATACAAACAGCTGCTTGCTGTTATCCATGATGTTGAACAACATTCGTTTGTACTTGTTCTTAATTGGCTTTTTAACTTCCTCCAGttcatttttcagtttttcgtCTATTAGAAGTTCTTTTACGGGATACAGATCAGGCGATTTTCCAGTGTTGGTCGAATATATACCACGGAAAATGGCTAAAGCTTTTTCGGTTTTTCCCTGTGAAATCAGAAATTTGGGTGATTCTGGTAGATAGAGAAGAAGTGCAGCAACAATAAACGATGGAATCGAGCACACCATCAAAAAGATACGCCACGAGTTATAGGTAAAGCTTGGAGTGTAAATTCCGATAGCTGCAATAGAAGAGTATTCATAATATGTGTTCTCTGTAAGCCAACTCGAGATATATGGTAACTTACAACTCGGAATAATTAGCCA carries:
- the LOC131689056 gene encoding synaptic vesicle glycoprotein 2C-like, with amino-acid sequence MVEGETDSSNSTYINVRDDRVANGVGSKEHPQTVVVPLEKLSKADHIHQTGLQIVASKQPEKSSLDPERGYSSKADFEQAIELTGYGRFHYILLAICGLVSTSEEMDVISMSFILPSAQCDLDLNTQSKGWLNSIIFIGMMVGAYVWGSVADSLGRKKVLIVISIMNALCIVASSFSQSYEVFMVFRFLNGAALGGSGPVIWSYFAEFQPKAKRGSMLSFMAAFWTIGNLLVAGLAWLIIPSSIGIYTPSFTYNSWRIFLMVCSIPSFIVAALLLYLPESPKFLISQGKTEKALAIFRGIYSTNTGKSPDLYPVKELLIDEKLKNELEEVKKPIKNKYKRMLFNIMDNSKQLFVSPILKFTTISITINFTFHIGYYGLMMWFPELFNRFDEFTRAHPDVEKASVCVVTDYVVQHGSHSEIGVCSANIPSTVFLESLITVAAALPANILAVLGMDKLGRKFFLVFSTMAAGLCSASMYLVTNKHQNLAVSAVFSGVISMGNASLDCLITEVFPTNLRATGVAISMVAARLGGIIGNVVIATLLDMYCPAPTFIVAALLAGGGLMCLFLPNTTRTALS